A window of the Narcine bancroftii isolate sNarBan1 chromosome 4, sNarBan1.hap1, whole genome shotgun sequence genome harbors these coding sequences:
- the LOC138761152 gene encoding beta-crystallin B3-like: MAARHSEPDQKAAGKDPSPPEYKLTIYELENFQGRKAEFTGECLNLEDKGFEKVGSIHVESGPWVGFERQRFSGEQFVLEKGEYPRWDTWSNSHSNDRVLSLRPLHIDGDGHKINLFENAGFQGRKMEIVEDDVPSLWAHGFQNRVASIKAINGTWVGYQYPGYRGRQYIFEKADYKHWNEWDSNQPLIQSIRRIKDKQWHKQGCFQDTVPSS, from the exons ATGGCAGCGCGACACAGCGAGCCAGACCAGAAGGCAGCTGGGAAAGACCCGAGTCCACCGGAGTACAAG CTCACAATTTATGAGCTTGAGAATTTTCAGGGACGCAAGGCTGAGTTTACAGGAGAATGTTTGAACTTGGAAGataaaggatttgaaaaagttgGATCAATCCATGTGGAAAGTGGTCC GTGGGTGGGTTTTGAGCGACAGAGGttcagtggtgaacagtttgttTTGGAGAAAGGCGAATATCCACGATGGGACACTTGGTCTAACAGTCACAGCAATGATAGAGTGCTGTCACTTCGACCACTCCACATT gaTGGTGATGGACACAAGATCAATCTCTTTGAGAATGCTGGCTTTCAAGGAAGgaagatggaaattgtggaagatgATGTTCCCAGTCTTTGGGCTCATGGATTCCAGAATAGAGTAGCCAGCATCAAAGCCATCAATGGAAC GTGGGTGGGATACCAATACCCAGGTTACAGAGGACGGCAGTACATCTTCGAAAAGGCAGATTACAAGCATTGGAATGAATGGGATTCCAACCAGCCGCTgatccaatctattcgccgtatCAAAGATAAGCAGTGGCACAAACAGGGCTGTTTCCAGGACACAGTACCAAGCAGCTGA